The proteins below come from a single Aspergillus oryzae RIB40 DNA, chromosome 5 genomic window:
- a CDS encoding uncharacterized protein (signal transduction histidine kinase), which produces MGGSRLFVCKKQTQPLVQSRKVSADTPNGIQIAICDVPNGYVQEVPPKEYPVTEWRDDTANTSCKFDKDLAELPRSLDLYEPFRSGTEVEQIPGRQIDAEAIDASKGDPITEAHYFPKPPNVASSHGFEKHISVRTFDEIIKLKNSIRHMTSIVEKRLEHCISARETVEEAYHSKSELLATMSHEIRTPIHGIIGMAQLGLEAGCLPAVAHDAFNLVHSLGKSLLANINNVLDLSRIEASRMVIESIPFNLGSTVLSTLKPLAVEASKKMTDLTYEVGSHVPQHAIGDPNRLCQILFNLVGNAVKFTNNGRIELSVKTAQQQACAKNQCVLEFSVADTGVGIPPNKLELIFDRFQQADDSVMKQFGGTGLGLAISRKLVSLMGGDIWVRSTVGKGSIFSFTCPLKLESPCATTTEQKKSHRDLVIFYITANGQKSDPICKIITGLGIQVRVFNQHDIQIQELRDQNHLPDALIVESLEMACALRAHGHFGSTPLVLFDPTPSDSLKISIRSAFDLGIVSYITSPCSSESVLSSLLSALQDRPRHLEPSQIMPLSVLIAEDNDICRLVAAKALEKCTNDITVVTNGLQALQAYQNRQFDVIIMDIQMPVMDGLEAVSEIRNYERTHNTKRASIIAITADTIDDDRPGAELDEYVSKPLNPNQLRDVVLTCHSEGAKSPTIGDNMDRGSACEISR; this is translated from the exons ATGGGTGGAAGCAGACTGTTTGTCTGTAAGAA ACAGACTCAGCCCCTGGTGCAAAGTAGGAAGGTTTCAGCTGATACTCCGAATGGCATCCAGATAGCCATATGTGACGTCCCGAATGGATATGTCCAGGAAGTTCCACCGAAAGAATACCCAGTGACGGAATGGAGGGACGATACAGCCAACACCTCATGCAAGTTCGATAAGGACTTGGCGGAGCTACCTAGGAGTTTAGATCTATACGAACCATTCCGCAGCGGGACGGAGGTCGAACAAATACCCGGACGGCAGATAGACGCAGAAGCTATCGATGCATCCAAAGGAGACCCTATAACCGAGGCTCATTACTTTCCGAAGCCACCAAATGTTGCGTCGTCGCATGGGTTCGAAAAACATATCAGCGTCCGCACGTTCGACGAGATAATCAAGCTCAAAAACAGCATTCGCCACATGACTTCGATCGTGGAGAAACGATTGGAACATTGTATATCTGCCAGGGAAACTGTCGAGGAAGCATACCATAGCAAGTCGGAACTTCTCGCTACCATGAGCCACGAGATCCGCACCCCGATTCATGGTATCATCGGTATGGCTCAGCTAGGACTTGAGGCGGGTTGTCTTCCAGCAGTCGCCCACGACGCTTTTAACCTAGTTCATAGCTTGGGTAAAAGTCTTTTGGCAAATATTAACAATGTTCTTGACTTATCACGCATAGAAGCCAGTCGTATGGTGATCGAGAGTATTCCATTCAATCTTGGCTCAACAGTGCTGAGCACACTAAAGCCGCTTGCAGTTGAGgcgagcaagaagatgacTGACCTTACCTATGAAGTGGGCAGTCATGTGCCCCAACACGCTATTGGAGACCCAAACCGCCTTTGCCAGATTCTCTTCAACCTGGTCGGAAACGCAGTCAAATTCACCAACAATGGGAGAATTGAACTTTCCGTAAAGACTGCCCAGCAGCAGGCGTGTGCCAAAAACCAATGCGTCCTTGAGTTCTCTGTTGCGGATACCGGGGTCGGGATTCCACCAAATAAGCTGGAGCTCATTTTCGACAGATTTCAACAGGCAGATGATTCTGTAATGAAACAATTTGGTGGCACAGGGCTTGGTCTGGCTATATCCAGAAAGCTCGTCAGTCTGATGGGTGGTGACATCTGGGTTCGGTCTACTGTAGGCAAAGGCAGCATTTTTTCATTTACCTGCCCGTTGAAGCTTGAAAGCCCGTGTGCTACCACCACTGAACAGAAGAAATCTCACAGAGATCTTGTTATCTTCTACATCACAGCCAATGGTCAGAAGAGCGACCCGATATGCAAAATCATAACCGGGTTGGGGATCCAAGTGCGTGTATTCAACCagcatgatatccaaatccaGGAGCTACGGGACCAAAATCATCTTCCGGATGCCCTTATAGTGGAGTCTCTTGAAATGGCCTGCGCTCTACGGGCTCATGGACACTTCGGCTCGACACCCCTTGTATTGTTCGATCCCACACCATCCGattccttgaagatctccatAAGGTCAGCCTTTGACCTGGGTATCGTATCATACATCACCTCCCCTTGTTCTTCCGAAAGTGTTCTGAGCTCCCTACTTAGCGCTCTGCAGGATCGTCCTAGACATCTTGAACCTAGCCAAATTATGCCTTTGTCCGTCCTCATAGCAGAAGACAACGATATCTGCCGACTAGTGGCAGCGAAAGCACTTGAGAAGTGCACCAATGATATCACAGTTGTTACAAACGGTCTTCAAGCGCTCCAAGCATACCAAAACCGACAGTTCGACGTGATCATAATGGATATTCAAATGCCGGTAATGGACGGGCTCGAAGCAGTTTCTGAGATCCGCAATTATGAGAGAACCCACAATACCAAGCGCGCCTCAATAATCGCGATCACAGCTGATACCATAGATGATGATCGTCCCGGAGCAGAACTGGACGAGTATGTATCGAAACCGCTGAACCCAAACCAGCTACGGGATGTGGTCTTGACGTGCCACTCGGAAGGAGCCAAGTCGCCAACTATCGGTGACAACATGGACAGAGGCTCCGCATGTGAAATCTCGAGATAA